A portion of the Mycobacterium paraseoulense genome contains these proteins:
- the scpB gene encoding SMC-Scp complex subunit ScpB, with product MSESEPDVDLDVGIPDIAEAAPMDAEELGSVLEALLLVVDTPVTAEALGAATQQPVYRVAARLQQMADELTERDSGIDLRQTSEGWRMYTRARFAPYVEKLLLDGARSKLTRAALETLAVVAYRQPVTRARVSAVRGVNVDAVMRTLLARGLITEAGVDDDTGAVTFATTDLFLERLGLTSLADLPDIAPLLPDVDTIEDLSESLDSEPRFIKLSGGQPSEQALSFDVDHD from the coding sequence ATGAGTGAATCGGAGCCCGACGTCGATCTGGACGTCGGCATCCCGGACATCGCCGAGGCGGCACCCATGGACGCCGAGGAACTCGGCTCCGTGCTGGAGGCGCTGCTGCTGGTGGTCGACACCCCGGTCACCGCCGAGGCGCTGGGCGCGGCCACGCAGCAACCCGTCTACCGGGTCGCCGCCCGGCTGCAGCAGATGGCCGACGAGCTCACCGAACGCGACAGCGGCATCGACCTGCGCCAGACCAGCGAGGGCTGGCGGATGTACACCCGGGCACGGTTCGCGCCGTATGTGGAGAAACTGCTGCTGGACGGCGCGCGGTCCAAGCTGACCCGCGCCGCGCTGGAGACCCTGGCCGTGGTGGCCTACCGCCAGCCGGTGACCCGCGCGCGGGTCAGCGCGGTCCGCGGTGTCAACGTCGACGCCGTCATGCGCACGCTGTTGGCGCGCGGCCTGATCACCGAGGCCGGGGTGGACGACGACACGGGCGCAGTGACATTCGCGACCACCGACCTGTTCCTGGAGCGGTTGGGGCTGACGTCGCTGGCCGACCTGCCCGACATCGCCCCGTTGCTTCCCGACGTCGACACCATCGAGGACTTGAGCGAATCCCTGGACAGCGAGCCGCGTTTCATCAAGCTCTCGGGCGGCCAGCCGTCCGAGCAGGCACTGAGCTTCGACGTGGACCACGATTGA
- a CDS encoding O-methyltransferase, with protein sequence MDLKRRIPLLRWSVWRMATGARNITTTGQIGDGREAAAVDYVLRNAKAGDIDDVLATIDEFAYEKSMLINVGDEKGQILDAAVRRADPALALELGTYVGYGALRIARAAPSAKVYSVELAEANAANARRIWAHAGVADRVTCVVGTIGDGGRTLDALAGRHGFAPGALDFLFLDHDKDAYLDDLRSIVARGWLRPGAIVVADNVRVPGAPKYREYIRQQQGKQWNTVEHKTHLEYQSLVSDLVLESEYLG encoded by the coding sequence ATGGACCTCAAGCGACGGATTCCCCTGCTGCGATGGTCGGTCTGGCGGATGGCGACCGGGGCGCGCAACATCACCACGACGGGCCAGATCGGCGACGGACGCGAGGCCGCCGCGGTGGACTACGTCCTGCGCAACGCCAAGGCCGGCGACATCGACGACGTGCTGGCCACCATCGACGAATTCGCCTACGAGAAGTCGATGCTGATCAACGTCGGCGACGAGAAGGGCCAGATTCTCGACGCCGCGGTGCGCCGGGCCGATCCCGCCCTGGCACTCGAGCTGGGCACCTACGTCGGATACGGCGCGCTGCGCATCGCGCGGGCCGCCCCGAGCGCCAAGGTGTATTCGGTCGAACTCGCCGAGGCCAACGCCGCCAACGCCCGGCGGATCTGGGCCCACGCGGGCGTCGCCGACCGGGTGACCTGCGTCGTCGGCACCATCGGCGACGGCGGACGCACCCTGGACGCGCTGGCCGGCCGGCACGGGTTTGCCCCCGGTGCCCTCGACTTTCTCTTTCTCGACCACGACAAGGACGCCTACCTGGACGACCTGCGCAGCATCGTGGCGCGCGGCTGGCTGCGCCCGGGCGCGATCGTGGTCGCCGACAACGTCCGGGTGCCGGGCGCGCCGAAGTACCGCGAGTACATCCGACAGCAGCAGGGCAAGCAATGGAACACCGTCGAGCACAAGACGCACCTGGAATACCAGTCGCTGGTGTCCGACCTGGTCCTGGAATCCGAGTACCTGGGTTAG
- a CDS encoding segregation/condensation protein A gives MTPSANGEAPAKSGFQVRLTNFEGPFDLLLQLIFAHRLDVTEVALHQVTDDFIAYTREIGSQLDLEETTAFLVVAATLLDLKAARLLPAGQIDDEEDLALLEVRDLLFARLLQYRAFKHVAEMFAELEATALRSYPRAVSLEDRFTELLPEVMLGVDADRFAQIAAIAFSPRPVPTVSIGHLHEVAVSVPEQAKKLLAILESRGSGEWATFSELVSDCEAPLEVVGRFLALLELYRSRAVAFDQSEPLGVLQISWTGERPANEALLEVRDE, from the coding sequence GTGACGCCCAGCGCAAACGGTGAGGCGCCAGCCAAGAGCGGTTTTCAAGTTCGCCTGACCAACTTCGAGGGTCCGTTCGATCTGCTGCTGCAGCTGATCTTCGCCCACCGGCTCGACGTCACCGAGGTGGCGCTGCACCAGGTCACCGACGACTTCATCGCCTACACCCGCGAGATCGGCTCGCAGCTGGACCTGGAGGAGACCACCGCGTTCCTGGTGGTCGCCGCGACGCTGCTCGATCTCAAGGCCGCCCGGCTGCTGCCGGCCGGGCAGATCGACGACGAGGAGGACCTGGCGCTGCTCGAGGTGCGCGACCTGCTGTTCGCCCGGCTGCTGCAGTACCGCGCGTTCAAGCACGTCGCGGAGATGTTCGCCGAGCTGGAGGCCACCGCGCTGCGCAGCTACCCGCGCGCGGTGTCGCTGGAGGACCGGTTCACCGAGCTGCTGCCGGAGGTGATGCTGGGCGTCGACGCCGACCGGTTCGCCCAGATCGCCGCGATCGCGTTCAGCCCGCGGCCGGTGCCGACGGTGTCCATCGGGCACCTGCACGAGGTGGCGGTCTCGGTGCCCGAACAGGCCAAGAAGCTGCTGGCGATCCTCGAGTCCCGCGGCAGCGGCGAATGGGCCACGTTCTCCGAGCTGGTCTCCGACTGCGAGGCGCCGCTGGAGGTCGTCGGGCGCTTCCTGGCGCTGCTCGAGCTGTATCGGAGCCGGGCGGTAGCATTCGACCAGTCGGAGCCGCTCGGCGTGCTCCAGATTTCATGGACCGGGGAACGTCCGGCCAACGAAGCCTTGCTAGAAGTGCGGGACGAATAG
- a CDS encoding CTP synthase — protein MRKHPQSATKHLFVSGGVASSLGKGLTASSLGQLLTARGLYVTMQKLDPYLNVDPGTMNPFQHGEVFVTEDGAETDLDVGHYERFLDRDLSGSANVTTGQVYSTVIAKERRGEYLGDTVQVIPHITDEIKRRITAMAAPDAHGNRPDVVITEIGGTVGDIESQPFLEAARQVRHDLGRENVFFLHVSLVPYLAPSGELKTKPTQHSVAALRSIGITPDALVLRCDRDVPEALKNKIALMCDVDIDGVISTPDAPSIYDIPKRLHREELDAYVVRRLSLPFRDVDWTEWDDLLRRVHEPHETVRIALVGKYVELSDAYLSVTEALRAGGFKHQAKVEMQWVPSDDCETAAGAAAALGDVHGVLIPGGFGIRGIEGKIGAIRYARSRGLPVLGLCLGLQCIVIEAARSAGLTEANSAEFDPDTPHPVISTMADQVDAVTGQADLGGTMRLGAYPAVLQPDSVVAQAYGTTEVSERHRHRYEVNNAYRDKIAESGLRFSGTSPDGHLVEFVEYPPEVHPFIVGTQAHPELKSRPTRPHPLFVAFVGAAIDYQSGELLPVEIPEHASNGNQQRDGVAQSLPEPATRG, from the coding sequence GTGCGAAAGCACCCGCAATCCGCCACCAAGCACCTCTTCGTCAGCGGGGGCGTCGCATCCTCGCTGGGCAAGGGCCTCACCGCCAGCAGCCTCGGTCAGCTGCTGACTGCCCGCGGGTTGTACGTCACCATGCAAAAGCTCGACCCGTACCTCAACGTGGACCCGGGCACCATGAATCCGTTCCAGCACGGCGAGGTGTTCGTCACCGAGGACGGCGCCGAGACCGACCTCGACGTCGGCCACTACGAACGGTTCCTGGATCGCGACCTTTCCGGCTCGGCGAATGTCACGACGGGGCAAGTGTATTCGACCGTCATCGCCAAGGAGCGGCGCGGCGAATACCTCGGCGACACCGTCCAGGTGATCCCGCACATCACCGACGAGATCAAGCGCCGGATCACGGCGATGGCCGCGCCGGACGCCCACGGCAACCGCCCCGACGTGGTCATCACCGAAATCGGCGGAACGGTCGGCGATATCGAGTCGCAGCCGTTCCTGGAGGCCGCGCGCCAGGTCCGCCACGACCTGGGGCGGGAGAACGTCTTCTTCCTGCACGTCTCGCTGGTGCCGTACCTGGCCCCGTCGGGCGAACTCAAGACCAAGCCGACCCAGCACTCGGTGGCCGCGCTGCGCAGCATCGGTATCACCCCGGACGCGCTGGTCCTGCGCTGCGACCGGGACGTCCCCGAGGCGCTGAAGAACAAGATCGCGCTGATGTGTGACGTCGACATCGACGGGGTGATCTCCACCCCGGACGCGCCGTCCATCTACGACATCCCCAAGCGGCTGCACCGTGAGGAACTCGACGCCTACGTGGTGCGCCGGCTCAGCCTGCCGTTCCGCGATGTCGACTGGACCGAGTGGGACGACCTGCTGCGCAGGGTGCACGAGCCGCACGAGACCGTGCGAATCGCGTTGGTGGGCAAGTATGTTGAGCTCTCCGACGCCTACCTGTCGGTCACCGAGGCGCTGCGCGCCGGCGGGTTCAAGCACCAGGCCAAAGTGGAGATGCAATGGGTGCCCTCCGACGACTGCGAGACCGCGGCGGGCGCGGCGGCGGCGCTGGGCGACGTGCACGGCGTGCTGATCCCGGGCGGCTTCGGCATCCGCGGCATCGAGGGCAAGATCGGCGCCATCCGGTATGCGCGGTCGCGGGGGCTGCCGGTGCTGGGCCTGTGCCTCGGCCTGCAGTGCATCGTGATCGAGGCCGCGCGCTCGGCCGGGCTCACCGAGGCCAACTCGGCCGAATTCGACCCCGACACACCGCATCCCGTCATCTCGACGATGGCCGACCAGGTCGACGCGGTGACCGGGCAGGCCGACCTGGGCGGCACCATGCGGCTGGGCGCGTATCCCGCTGTGCTGCAGCCGGATTCGGTCGTGGCCCAGGCCTACGGCACCACCGAGGTGTCGGAGCGGCACCGGCACCGCTACGAGGTCAACAACGCCTACCGTGACAAGATCGCCGAGAGCGGCCTGCGGTTCTCCGGGACCTCGCCCGACGGGCATCTGGTGGAGTTCGTCGAGTACCCGCCCGAGGTGCACCCGTTCATCGTCGGGACCCAGGCCCACCCGGAACTCAAGAGCCGCCCCACGCGGCCGCACCCGCTGTTCGTCGCGTTCGTCGGGGCGGCCATCGACTACCAGTCGGGCGAGCTGCTCCCGGTGGAGATCCCCGAGCACGCCTCGAACGGCAACCAGCAGCGGGACGGCGTCGCCCAGTCGCTACCCGAGCCCGCGACCCGTGGCTGA
- a CDS encoding pseudouridine synthase — MVETEGIRLQKVLSQAGIASRRAAEKLIIDGRVEVDGQVVTELGTRVDPDASVIRVDGARVVLDESLVYLALNKPRGMHSTMSDDRGRPCIGDLVERKVRGNKNLFHVGRLDADTEGLILLTNDGELAHRLMHPSHEVPKTYLATVTGSVPRGVGKRLKAGIELDDGPARVDEFAVVDAIPGKTLVRVVLHEGRNRIVRRLLGAAGFPVESLVRTDIGPVSLGKQRPGTFRALSHGEVGQLYQAVGL, encoded by the coding sequence ATGGTCGAGACCGAGGGGATCCGGCTGCAAAAGGTGTTGTCCCAGGCCGGGATTGCGTCGCGGCGCGCCGCCGAGAAGTTGATCATCGACGGCCGCGTCGAGGTCGACGGGCAGGTGGTGACCGAGTTGGGCACCCGGGTGGACCCCGATGCGTCGGTGATCCGGGTGGACGGCGCCCGGGTGGTCCTCGACGAGTCGCTGGTGTACCTGGCGCTGAACAAGCCGCGGGGCATGCACTCCACCATGTCGGACGACCGGGGCCGCCCGTGCATTGGCGACCTGGTGGAGCGCAAGGTGCGCGGCAACAAGAACCTCTTTCACGTCGGGCGGCTGGACGCCGACACCGAAGGGCTGATCCTGCTGACCAACGACGGCGAGCTTGCGCACCGGTTGATGCATCCCTCCCACGAGGTGCCCAAGACGTACCTGGCCACGGTGACGGGGTCCGTGCCGCGGGGGGTGGGCAAGAGGCTGAAGGCGGGAATCGAACTGGACGACGGCCCGGCCCGCGTCGACGAATTCGCCGTGGTGGACGCGATTCCCGGCAAGACGCTGGTGCGGGTCGTGTTGCACGAGGGGCGCAACCGCATCGTGCGCCGGCTGCTGGGCGCCGCCGGCTTCCCGGTGGAGTCGCTGGTGCGCACCGACATCGGTCCCGTGTCGCTGGGCAAGCAGCGGCCGGGCACCTTCCGGGCGCTGAGCCACGGCGAGGTCGGGCAGCTCTACCAGGCGGTTGGCCTGTGA
- the steA gene encoding putative cytokinetic ring protein SteA has protein sequence MKMSGLLTRNTARPGLVGTARVDRNIDRLLRRVCPGDIVVLDVLDLDRITADALVEADIAAVVNASPSVSGRYPNMGPEVLVNNGVTLIDETGPDIFKKVKDGAKIRLYEGGVYSGDRRLVRGTERTDHDIADLMREAKSGLSAHLEAFAGNTIEFIKSESPLLIDGIGIPDIDVDLRRRHVVIVGDEPSAEEDLKSLKPFIKEYQPVLFGVGSGADVLRKHGYRPQVIVGDPDHISADALKCGAQVVLPADADGHAPGLERIQDLGVGAMTFPAAGAAIDLALLLADHHGAALLVTAGHTANIETFFDRTRAHSNPSTFLTRLRVGEKVVDAKAVATLYRNHISAGAIALLALTMLIAVIVALWVSRTDGMVMHWVTEYWNHFSLWIQHLVT, from the coding sequence ATGAAGATGTCAGGCCTGCTTACTCGTAACACCGCCCGGCCGGGCCTCGTCGGCACCGCACGGGTGGACCGGAACATCGACCGACTGCTGCGCAGGGTCTGCCCCGGCGACATCGTGGTGCTCGACGTCCTGGACTTGGACCGCATCACGGCGGACGCCCTGGTGGAGGCCGACATCGCCGCGGTCGTCAACGCCTCGCCCTCGGTGTCGGGCCGCTATCCCAACATGGGGCCCGAGGTGCTGGTCAACAACGGGGTCACCCTGATCGACGAGACCGGACCCGACATCTTCAAGAAGGTCAAGGACGGCGCCAAGATCCGGCTGTACGAGGGCGGGGTCTACTCCGGCGACCGCAGGCTGGTCCGCGGCACCGAGCGCACCGACCACGACATCGCCGACCTGATGCGCGAGGCCAAGAGCGGCCTGTCCGCGCACCTGGAGGCGTTCGCCGGCAACACAATTGAGTTCATCAAGAGCGAGAGCCCGTTGTTGATCGACGGCATCGGCATCCCCGACATCGACGTCGACCTGCGGCGCCGGCACGTGGTCATCGTCGGCGACGAGCCCAGCGCCGAGGAGGACCTCAAGTCGCTCAAGCCGTTCATCAAGGAGTACCAGCCGGTGCTCTTCGGCGTGGGCAGCGGCGCGGACGTACTGCGTAAGCACGGTTATCGTCCGCAGGTCATCGTGGGCGATCCCGACCACATCAGCGCCGACGCCCTCAAGTGCGGCGCCCAGGTCGTCCTGCCCGCCGACGCCGACGGCCACGCGCCCGGGCTGGAGCGCATCCAGGACCTGGGTGTGGGGGCGATGACGTTCCCGGCGGCGGGTGCGGCGATCGACCTGGCCCTGCTGCTGGCCGATCATCACGGCGCCGCGCTGCTGGTGACCGCGGGCCACACCGCCAACATCGAGACGTTCTTCGACCGGACGCGCGCGCACAGCAACCCGTCGACCTTCCTGACCCGGCTTCGGGTGGGGGAGAAGGTGGTGGACGCGAAGGCCGTCGCCACCCTGTACCGCAATCACATCTCGGCGGGCGCCATCGCGCTGCTGGCGCTGACCATGTTGATCGCCGTCATCGTCGCACTGTGGGTGTCCCGCACCGACGGCATGGTGATGCACTGGGTCACCGAGTACTGGAACCACTTTTCCCTCTGGATTCAGCACCTGGTGACCTAG
- the cmk gene encoding (d)CMP kinase → MNRVVVAIDGPAGTGKSSVSRGLARALGARYLDTGAMYRMVTLAVLRAGIDPTDDEAVARIGSAAQLSVDYDADGDRYFLAGEDVSAEIRGDEVTRAVSAVSSVPAVRARLVGLQREMADGPGSVVVEGRDIGTVVLPDAPVKIFLTASAETRARRRNDQNIATGLADDYDAVLADVVRRDHLDSTRAVSPLRAAADAVVVDTSEMTEEQVIDHLLELVEQRSGAVR, encoded by the coding sequence GTGAATCGTGTGGTGGTGGCCATCGACGGGCCGGCCGGGACCGGAAAGTCTTCGGTGTCACGGGGTTTGGCGCGCGCGCTGGGCGCGCGCTACCTGGACACCGGGGCGATGTACCGGATGGTGACGCTGGCGGTGCTGCGCGCGGGCATCGACCCGACGGACGACGAGGCCGTCGCGCGCATCGGGTCGGCGGCGCAGCTGTCGGTGGACTACGACGCCGACGGTGACCGCTATTTCCTTGCCGGAGAGGATGTTTCGGCCGAGATCCGCGGCGACGAGGTGACCCGCGCGGTCTCGGCCGTGTCGTCGGTGCCCGCCGTGCGCGCCCGCCTGGTCGGGCTGCAGCGCGAGATGGCCGACGGGCCCGGCAGCGTCGTCGTGGAGGGCCGCGACATCGGCACCGTCGTCCTGCCCGACGCCCCCGTGAAGATCTTCCTCACCGCGTCGGCCGAAACCCGCGCGCGGCGCCGCAACGACCAGAACATCGCGACCGGGCTGGCCGACGACTACGACGCGGTGCTGGCCGACGTGGTGCGGCGCGATCACCTGGACTCCACCCGCGCGGTGTCGCCGCTGCGCGCCGCCGCCGACGCGGTGGTGGTCGACACCAGCGAGATGACCGAGGAGCAGGTGATCGACCACCTGCTGGAACTGGTCGAGCAGCGAAGCGGGGCGGTGCGGTGA
- a CDS encoding ParA family protein, producing the protein MTEQPDSGVELGLTGRPPRAIPEPQPRTSHGPAKVVAMCNQKGGVGKTTSTINLGAALAEYGRRVLLVDMDPQGALSAGLGVPHYELEKTIHNVLVEPRVSIDDVLLQTRVKYMDLVPSNIDLSAAEIQLVNEVGREQTLGRALHPVLDRYDYVLIDCQPSLGLLTVNGLACADGVVIPTECEFFSLRGLALLTDTVDKVRDRLNPKLEISGILLTRYDPRTVNAREVMARVVERFGDLVFDTVITRTVRFPETSVAGEPITTWAPKSTGAIAYRALAREFIDRFGA; encoded by the coding sequence ATGACCGAGCAGCCGGATAGCGGCGTCGAGCTCGGCCTGACCGGGCGGCCGCCGCGGGCGATCCCGGAACCGCAGCCGCGCACGTCGCACGGCCCGGCGAAGGTCGTCGCGATGTGCAACCAGAAGGGCGGCGTCGGGAAGACCACGTCGACCATCAACCTGGGCGCCGCGCTCGCCGAATACGGCCGGCGGGTGCTGCTGGTGGACATGGACCCGCAGGGCGCGCTGTCCGCCGGGCTCGGCGTCCCGCACTACGAGCTGGAGAAGACCATCCACAACGTGCTGGTCGAGCCGCGGGTGTCCATCGACGACGTGCTGCTGCAGACCCGGGTCAAGTACATGGACCTGGTGCCCAGCAACATCGACCTGTCCGCCGCCGAGATCCAGCTGGTCAACGAGGTGGGCCGCGAACAGACCCTGGGCCGGGCGCTGCATCCGGTGCTGGACCGCTACGACTACGTGCTGATCGACTGCCAGCCGTCGCTCGGCCTGCTCACGGTCAACGGGCTGGCCTGCGCCGACGGCGTGGTGATCCCCACCGAATGCGAGTTCTTCTCGCTGCGTGGCCTCGCGCTGCTGACCGACACCGTCGACAAGGTGCGCGACCGGCTCAACCCGAAGCTGGAGATCAGCGGCATCCTGCTCACCCGCTACGACCCGCGCACCGTGAACGCGCGCGAGGTGATGGCCCGCGTGGTCGAGCGGTTCGGCGACCTGGTGTTCGACACCGTGATCACCCGGACCGTCCGCTTCCCGGAGACCAGCGTGGCCGGCGAACCGATCACCACGTGGGCCCCGAAGTCGACGGGCGCCATCGCCTACCGCGCCCTGGCCCGCGAGTTCATCGACCGATTCGGCGCGTGA
- the xerD gene encoding site-specific tyrosine recombinase XerD, with protein MTTAALDTQLQGYLDHLTIERGVAANTLSSYRRDLRRYTKHLADRGIHDLAKVGEDDVSEFLVALRRGDPDSGTAALSAVSAARALIAVRGLHRFAAAEGLAELDVARAVRPPTPGRRLPKSLTVDQVLALLEGAGGDSASDGPLTLRNRALLELLYSTGARISEAVGLDVDDIDTRARSVLLRGKGGKQRLVPIGRPAVQALDAYLVRGRPELARRGRGTPAIFLNVRGGRLSRQSAWQVLQDAAERAGITSGVSPHMLRHSFATHLLEGGADVRVVQELLGHASVTTTQIYTMVTVHALREVWAGAHPRAQ; from the coding sequence ATGACGACGGCGGCCCTGGATACCCAACTGCAGGGTTATCTGGACCACCTCACCATCGAGCGGGGCGTCGCGGCGAACACCCTGAGCTCCTATCGCCGCGACCTGCGCCGCTACACCAAGCACCTGGCGGACCGGGGAATCCACGACCTGGCCAAGGTCGGCGAGGACGACGTCAGCGAGTTCCTGGTCGCGCTGCGCCGCGGCGACCCCGACTCGGGGACCGCGGCGCTGTCCGCGGTGTCGGCGGCGCGGGCGCTGATCGCGGTGCGCGGCCTGCACCGGTTCGCCGCCGCCGAGGGGCTCGCCGAGCTGGACGTGGCGCGCGCGGTCCGGCCGCCGACACCCGGGCGCCGGCTGCCCAAGAGCCTGACCGTCGACCAGGTGCTGGCGCTGCTGGAAGGTGCGGGTGGCGACAGCGCGTCCGACGGGCCGCTCACGCTGCGCAACCGGGCGCTGCTGGAGCTCCTGTACTCCACCGGGGCGCGCATCTCCGAGGCCGTCGGCCTCGACGTCGACGACATCGACACCCGGGCCAGGTCGGTGCTGCTGCGCGGCAAGGGCGGCAAGCAGCGGCTGGTGCCCATCGGGCGGCCGGCCGTCCAGGCGCTGGACGCCTACCTGGTGCGCGGCCGCCCGGAGCTGGCCCGCCGCGGCCGCGGGACGCCGGCCATCTTCCTCAATGTGCGCGGCGGGCGGTTGTCGCGGCAAAGCGCGTGGCAAGTGCTGCAGGACGCCGCCGAGCGCGCCGGCATCACGTCGGGGGTGTCACCGCACATGCTGCGGCACTCGTTCGCGACGCATCTGCTCGAGGGCGGCGCCGACGTGCGGGTGGTGCAGGAGTTGCTGGGGCACGCCTCGGTGACGACGACGCAGATCTACACGATGGTCACCGTGCACGCGCTGCGTGAGGTGTGGGCCGGCGCCCATCCCCGCGCGCAGTAG
- a CDS encoding NUDIX domain-containing protein, which produces MAEHNFETASSETLYTGKIFALRSDQVRMPGGATAIREVVEHYGAVAIVALNEDNDIAMVYQYRHAFGRRLWELPAGLLDVAGEPAQETAVRELHEEVGLRAGTWQVLVDLNSAPGFSDESVRVYLATELTEVARPEAHHEEADMTMRWFPVAEAVRMVFSGEIVNSIAIAGILAAHAVTAGVAEPRPVDSPWPDKPTAFAARKAAQ; this is translated from the coding sequence GTGGCTGAGCACAACTTCGAGACGGCGTCATCCGAAACGCTGTACACCGGAAAGATTTTCGCGCTGCGCAGTGACCAGGTGCGGATGCCGGGCGGCGCCACCGCGATTCGTGAGGTCGTCGAGCACTACGGGGCCGTCGCCATCGTGGCGCTGAACGAGGACAACGATATCGCGATGGTCTACCAATACCGCCATGCGTTCGGCCGGCGGCTGTGGGAGCTGCCGGCCGGCTTGCTCGATGTGGCGGGGGAGCCGGCGCAGGAGACGGCGGTCCGCGAGCTCCACGAGGAGGTCGGCCTGCGGGCCGGAACCTGGCAGGTGCTGGTCGACCTGAACTCCGCGCCGGGCTTCAGCGACGAGTCGGTGCGGGTGTACCTGGCCACCGAGCTGACCGAGGTGGCGCGGCCCGAGGCCCACCACGAGGAAGCCGACATGACCATGCGCTGGTTTCCCGTCGCCGAGGCGGTCCGGATGGTGTTCAGCGGCGAGATCGTGAATTCCATTGCCATTGCCGGGATTTTGGCCGCCCACGCGGTGACCGCGGGCGTCGCGGAGCCGCGCCCGGTGGACAGCCCGTGGCCCGACAAGCCGACGGCGTTCGCCGCCCGCAAGGCCGCGCAATGA
- a CDS encoding copper transporter yields MISLRQHALSLAAVFLALAVGVVLGSGFLSDTLLSSLRDEKRDLHTQIDGLNDPKNVLNEKLSAANNFDTQLAGRIVHDALGGKSVVLFRTPDAKDDDVAAVSKFIGQAGGAVTGTVSLTSEFVEANSAEKLQTVVNSSILPAGQQLSTKLVDQGSQAGDLMGIALLINTNPAVPPVDDAQRGTVLAALRDTGFITYQPAEHMGAANAALVVTGGALPQDAGNRGVSVARFAAALAPHGSGALLAGRDGSATGGAAVAVTRADAEMNSAVSTVDDVDTAPGRITAVLGLHDLINGGHAGQYGTGHGATSITVPQ; encoded by the coding sequence ATGATCTCGCTGCGCCAACACGCGTTATCGCTGGCGGCCGTCTTCCTGGCGCTGGCCGTGGGAGTCGTGCTCGGATCCGGCTTCCTGTCCGACACCCTGCTGTCCAGCCTGCGTGACGAGAAGCGGGATCTGCACACCCAGATCGACGGGCTCAACGACCCGAAGAACGTGCTCAACGAAAAGCTGAGCGCGGCAAACAATTTCGATACCCAACTGGCAGGCCGGATCGTGCACGACGCGCTCGGCGGCAAGTCGGTCGTGCTGTTCCGCACGCCCGACGCCAAGGACGACGACGTGGCCGCGGTGTCGAAGTTCATCGGCCAGGCCGGCGGTGCGGTGACCGGAACCGTGTCGTTGACGAGTGAGTTCGTCGAGGCGAATTCCGCGGAGAAGCTGCAGACCGTGGTGAACTCGTCGATCCTGCCGGCCGGACAGCAGCTGAGCACCAAGCTCGTCGACCAGGGCTCACAGGCCGGCGACCTGATGGGCATCGCCTTGCTGATCAACACCAATCCCGCGGTCCCGCCGGTCGACGACGCCCAGCGCGGCACCGTGCTGGCGGCGCTGCGCGACACGGGTTTCATCACCTATCAGCCCGCCGAGCACATGGGCGCGGCGAACGCCGCACTCGTCGTCACCGGCGGTGCGCTACCCCAGGACGCCGGCAACCGGGGCGTCAGCGTCGCCCGGTTCGCCGCCGCGCTGGCGCCGCACGGATCGGGCGCCCTGCTCGCCGGGCGGGACGGCTCGGCGACCGGCGGGGCGGCCGTCGCCGTGACACGCGCCGACGCGGAGATGAACTCCGCGGTGAGCACCGTCGACGACGTCGACACCGCGCCCGGCCGGATCACCGCCGTGCTCGGCCTGCACGACCTGATCAACGGCGGGCACGCCGGGCAGTACGGCACCGGTCACGGCGCGACATCGATCACGGTGCCCCAGTAG